One region of Chlorobiota bacterium genomic DNA includes:
- a CDS encoding heme ABC transporter ATP-binding protein codes for MALQARTITVERSGRRLLDSVSLSIGWGEVVAVIGPNGAGKSTLLKTLSGTLRPTSGTATFAGRQMWELSPAERARAIGVLPQESSLALPFTALEVVSIGCDAGGARGAKSQQIARQALAEADVEHLSERIYTTLSGGERQRVHLARVLAQLWDSRNRERYFLFDEPTSSLDLAHQHQMLSLARGCAAEGAGVLVILHDLNLAAQYADRVALLHRGKLIAEGLPNQVLIPDVLDAAFDVTTCVFRHPGLPCPLIGAFDKRSVVAPNLPVEIE; via the coding sequence ATGGCACTGCAAGCACGAACAATCACCGTTGAACGCTCCGGACGGCGCCTGCTGGACTCCGTCTCCCTTTCCATCGGCTGGGGAGAAGTGGTGGCGGTGATTGGCCCGAACGGGGCCGGGAAATCAACATTGCTGAAGACGCTAAGCGGCACGCTTCGCCCAACCAGCGGAACGGCAACATTTGCCGGGCGCCAGATGTGGGAGCTTTCCCCAGCCGAGCGCGCACGGGCGATTGGAGTGCTGCCGCAGGAGTCATCGCTGGCGTTGCCGTTTACCGCACTGGAGGTGGTAAGCATTGGATGCGACGCTGGCGGCGCGCGCGGGGCCAAGTCCCAGCAGATTGCGCGGCAAGCGTTGGCCGAAGCAGATGTTGAACATCTATCCGAACGAATCTACACCACCCTTTCCGGTGGCGAGCGGCAGCGGGTTCACCTTGCCCGGGTGCTGGCCCAGTTGTGGGATTCGCGCAACCGCGAACGCTACTTCCTGTTCGATGAACCCACCAGCAGCCTGGACCTTGCCCACCAGCATCAGATGCTGAGCTTGGCGCGTGGATGCGCTGCCGAAGGGGCGGGGGTGCTTGTGATCCTCCATGATTTGAACCTTGCCGCCCAGTATGCGGACCGGGTCGCGTTGCTGCATCGGGGGAAGCTGATTGCCGAAGGCTTGCCCAATCAAGTGTTGATCCCCGATGTGTTGGATGCGGCGTTCGATGTCACCACGTGCGTCTTCCGCCACCCGGGGCTTCCGTGCCCGCTGATTGGCGCGTTCGACAAACGGAGCGTGGTTGCCCCCAACCTTCCGGTAGAAATAGAATAA
- a CDS encoding hemin-degrading factor encodes MTETATASPTTTEQLAELRAAWDALRQQQPTLRIRDAAHQLGVSEAELLATGCGHTVQRLQADWGEFLPKVESLGEVMALTRNAHAVHEKIGTYHDVSVNGGVGLVVDRNIDLRLFFRQWKYGFAVSEDGKGGPRRSLQFFDSYGQAVHKVYLREASNASAYDELVSQYRSQDQSGLLDVAPGSAAAADLPDEEIDFAGLHAEWRAMEDTHQFYGMLRKYNVGRVQALRTAPSDLARPVALDAIHRALVMASQENLGIMVFVNSPGVVQIHSGPVERIVVTGDWVNVLDPGFNLHLRQPAIASAWVVRKPTVDGIVTSIEVFDEAGETIAIMFGERKPGKPELEGWRAIVSQLEAESDAA; translated from the coding sequence ATGACCGAGACCGCAACCGCAAGCCCAACCACAACCGAGCAGCTTGCCGAACTCCGCGCCGCTTGGGACGCGCTGCGCCAACAGCAACCAACCCTTCGTATCCGCGATGCTGCGCACCAATTGGGCGTAAGCGAAGCCGAATTGCTGGCCACCGGCTGTGGCCACACTGTGCAACGGCTGCAGGCCGATTGGGGGGAATTCCTGCCGAAGGTGGAATCCTTAGGCGAGGTGATGGCCCTTACCCGCAACGCCCACGCCGTCCACGAAAAAATCGGAACCTACCATGATGTCTCTGTCAACGGAGGGGTCGGGCTGGTGGTGGACCGCAACATTGATCTTCGGCTATTCTTCCGGCAATGGAAGTACGGCTTTGCTGTCAGCGAAGATGGAAAAGGGGGACCGCGCCGCAGCCTGCAGTTCTTTGATAGCTACGGCCAGGCGGTCCACAAGGTCTATCTGCGCGAGGCCTCGAACGCCAGCGCGTACGATGAGCTTGTGAGCCAGTACCGCAGCCAGGATCAATCGGGATTGCTAGATGTCGCGCCCGGATCCGCCGCCGCTGCGGACCTTCCCGATGAGGAAATTGACTTTGCGGGATTGCATGCCGAATGGCGCGCAATGGAGGACACGCACCAGTTCTACGGAATGCTCCGCAAGTACAACGTTGGCCGCGTGCAAGCGCTCCGCACCGCCCCTTCTGACCTTGCGCGCCCGGTGGCCCTTGACGCAATCCACCGTGCGTTGGTGATGGCCTCGCAGGAAAATCTTGGTATCATGGTTTTTGTGAACAGCCCTGGCGTGGTGCAGATCCATTCCGGCCCGGTGGAGCGGATTGTGGTGACGGGGGATTGGGTGAACGTGCTGGACCCGGGGTTCAACTTGCACCTTCGCCAGCCGGCAATCGCATCGGCTTGGGTGGTCCGCAAGCCAACGGTGGATGGCATTGTCACCTCAATCGAGGTGTTCGACGAAGCGGGGGAAACAATCGCCATCATGTTCGGCGAACGGAAGCCAGGCAAGCCGGAGTTGGAAGGATGGCGGGCGATTGTCAGCCAGTTGGAAGCGGAAAGCGACGCAGCCTAA
- a CDS encoding nitrite reductase (NAD(P)H) small subunit — MPEPQFLRVCSVRELSSRRGTRVWLDDDTEIALFRIDGVVYAVSNVCPHQHASTIADGFIEDCTVACPLHGWTYDLRTGNPVIGGARLKTYNVVVDGDDVLVEQPPPEKPRWMLW; from the coding sequence ATGCCTGAACCTCAGTTCCTTCGCGTTTGCTCCGTTCGTGAGTTGTCCAGCCGGCGCGGAACCCGTGTGTGGCTGGACGACGACACCGAGATCGCCCTGTTCCGCATTGATGGCGTGGTCTATGCCGTCAGCAACGTCTGCCCCCACCAACACGCGTCCACCATTGCCGATGGTTTCATTGAAGATTGCACCGTGGCTTGCCCGTTGCACGGCTGGACCTACGACCTCCGTACGGGGAATCCAGTTATCGGCGGGGCGCGGCTGAAAACCTACAACGTTGTGGTGGATGGCGACGACGTGCTTGTGGAGCAACCCCCGCCGGAAAAACCGCGATGGATGTTGTGGTGA
- a CDS encoding iron ABC transporter permease, producing MNRSIAIPTRRASGRVQGRLATPRVLTIGLVALLAVAVIASVGIGAVGISPAQVVAILLRQLGLDLGVSFGVDQSGVLLGVRLPRVLLGVLVGGALGGAGAAMQGLFRNPLADPGLIGVSSGAALGAVLCIVLGHAIFPTLLDQFGMYAIPIAAFVGGLLATVVVYQISARGGVRSVGSMLLAGIAVNALAGAAIGLCTYVATDAQLRNLTFWSLGSLAGGTWQTLAAVAPPVLLALLLLPRFARQLNMLALGEGEAAHLGVSINLLKWRVTGLCALAVGAAVSMAGLIGFIPLIAPHLVRLTIGPDHRHLIPCSTLLGAGLLVAADLCSRTVVAPAELPIGIITAIVGAPFFLWLLMREQRLIQ from the coding sequence GTGAACCGTTCAATTGCGATCCCCACCCGCCGTGCTTCCGGGCGGGTCCAGGGGCGGCTGGCAACGCCCCGCGTTTTAACCATCGGATTGGTGGCGTTGCTTGCCGTGGCGGTGATTGCCTCGGTTGGCATCGGCGCGGTCGGGATTTCGCCGGCGCAGGTGGTTGCCATTCTGCTTCGGCAGCTGGGCCTTGACCTGGGGGTCAGCTTCGGTGTGGATCAATCGGGGGTGTTGCTGGGGGTTCGGCTGCCGCGTGTGCTGTTGGGGGTGCTTGTTGGCGGCGCGCTTGGTGGCGCGGGTGCGGCAATGCAAGGGCTGTTCCGCAATCCCCTTGCCGACCCCGGCTTGATTGGGGTCAGCAGTGGGGCCGCGCTGGGGGCGGTGCTTTGCATCGTGCTTGGCCATGCAATCTTCCCCACGCTGTTGGATCAATTCGGGATGTACGCGATTCCGATTGCTGCGTTTGTTGGCGGGCTTTTGGCAACGGTGGTGGTCTATCAAATCTCCGCACGCGGCGGGGTCCGAAGCGTCGGGTCCATGCTCCTTGCCGGGATTGCGGTGAACGCCCTGGCCGGCGCGGCAATCGGCCTTTGCACCTACGTTGCCACCGATGCCCAGCTGCGCAACCTCACTTTCTGGAGCCTGGGAAGCCTTGCCGGAGGAACATGGCAGACGCTGGCGGCCGTTGCCCCTCCGGTGTTGTTGGCGTTGCTTCTGCTGCCGCGCTTTGCCCGCCAACTGAATATGCTGGCGTTGGGGGAAGGGGAGGCTGCCCATCTTGGGGTTTCCATCAACCTGCTGAAATGGCGGGTGACGGGGCTTTGTGCGTTGGCGGTTGGGGCTGCGGTTTCCATGGCCGGATTGATCGGATTTATTCCGTTGATCGCGCCCCACCTTGTGCGGCTGACCATCGGTCCGGACCACCGCCATTTGATCCCTTGCTCAACCTTGCTTGGCGCGGGGTTGCTGGTTGCGGCGGACCTTTGCTCGCGCACGGTTGTTGCCCCCGCCGAGCTTCCGATTGGCATCATTACCGCCATTGTTGGCGCGCCGTTCTTCTTGTGGTTGCTGATGCGTGAGCAACGGCTAATCCAGTAA
- a CDS encoding TonB-dependent receptor — protein sequence MKRTIPIALLALCAAGVAQAQQPAMPDTARVRLDTLKTYRLGEVIVRGEHDATVGSTTVQRIAAAKIIASDAPTADRLAPIMPATRIQTNSRGEAILYMRNAGERQTAIFLDGALINIPWDNRLDMSLIPMNSIGGVTMSKGVASVLYGSNILGGAVEFVSQELSAPGFLTDVSLAGGDHGYYSVNAMHTGNLGKVNYIASANIMRRDALSFPDSSVFQVDGETPFLYNQANADGRTNTDSRIVNAYLRGELKLAENASIGLSGSLIDGSKGVAPEGHVSDARFWRYPDWRNLSVVLNGDAQFGGDNQWDLRGAIWTTSFAQTIDQYDDATYTTRNKSQEDEDLTLGSRVVVGYTIGDGDARITAAINALQSKHDQRDNDVDSTGTVIPAPTAEYKQQNVSGGLEAQIRITPELQGTVGVGYDRLSTPLTGDKPARDPFSDWSGTVGVSWKLSNEVTARASAGRRTRFPTMRELFGEALRRFLVNPDLKPEDAVLFDAGLEGAGDAGTWAITAFGSNVSNTIDQRNIDTLGGRKRQRINLPGSNTYGAELVGTLNILQPLHLDGHFTYMHTRATVKGSDGADSTSYLSEKPEYVGTVAVSYNFPFGLIPAVELQLTGEAFTLNDENRFVSLGSSAVLNARLAYQMVIPGIEGVSTLFVRMNNIANTAVLPQLGLPAPGREFQAGLRASF from the coding sequence ATGAAGCGAACCATCCCGATTGCATTGCTGGCGCTGTGTGCTGCTGGCGTTGCGCAAGCGCAGCAGCCGGCCATGCCCGACACAGCAAGGGTGCGGCTGGACACCTTGAAAACGTACCGCCTGGGCGAAGTCATCGTCCGTGGTGAACATGATGCCACGGTTGGAAGCACGACGGTTCAGCGGATTGCCGCCGCAAAAATCATTGCCAGCGACGCGCCCACGGCGGACCGTTTGGCCCCGATCATGCCGGCCACGCGAATCCAAACCAACTCTCGCGGCGAAGCAATCCTCTACATGCGGAACGCAGGGGAACGCCAAACCGCAATTTTTCTGGATGGCGCGTTAATCAACATCCCGTGGGATAACCGGCTGGACATGAGCCTGATCCCAATGAACAGCATCGGCGGCGTGACGATGTCGAAAGGGGTGGCCTCGGTGCTGTATGGATCGAACATCTTGGGAGGCGCGGTTGAGTTCGTTTCGCAAGAACTTTCGGCCCCCGGGTTCCTTACTGATGTCTCCCTTGCCGGGGGGGATCATGGCTACTACTCGGTGAACGCGATGCACACGGGGAACCTTGGGAAGGTGAATTACATTGCTTCGGCCAACATCATGCGCCGCGATGCCCTTTCCTTCCCTGATAGCTCGGTGTTCCAGGTGGATGGCGAGACTCCATTCCTGTACAACCAAGCAAACGCCGATGGCAGAACGAACACCGATTCGCGCATCGTGAATGCGTACCTGCGTGGGGAGTTGAAATTGGCGGAGAACGCCTCAATCGGATTGTCCGGCTCGCTGATTGACGGAAGCAAAGGGGTTGCCCCAGAAGGCCACGTTTCCGATGCGCGTTTTTGGCGATATCCAGATTGGCGCAACTTGTCGGTGGTGCTGAACGGCGATGCCCAATTCGGGGGGGATAACCAGTGGGATTTGCGCGGGGCAATCTGGACAACATCATTTGCCCAAACCATTGACCAGTACGACGACGCAACCTACACCACACGCAATAAAAGCCAGGAAGATGAGGACCTGACCCTGGGAAGCCGCGTGGTGGTTGGATACACCATCGGCGATGGCGATGCAAGAATCACGGCGGCAATCAACGCGCTGCAATCCAAACACGACCAGCGGGACAACGATGTTGATTCCACCGGCACAGTAATCCCGGCACCAACCGCGGAGTACAAGCAGCAGAACGTTAGTGGCGGATTGGAGGCCCAGATTCGGATCACGCCCGAACTGCAAGGCACGGTTGGCGTTGGCTACGACAGGCTGAGCACACCGCTCACGGGCGACAAGCCAGCACGCGACCCGTTCAGCGATTGGAGCGGAACGGTGGGCGTTTCATGGAAGCTCAGCAACGAAGTCACGGCGCGTGCATCGGCGGGCCGCCGCACCCGGTTCCCAACCATGCGCGAGTTGTTCGGCGAGGCCTTGCGCCGGTTCCTGGTGAACCCCGATCTGAAGCCGGAGGATGCCGTGTTGTTCGACGCTGGCCTTGAGGGGGCGGGCGATGCCGGAACGTGGGCCATCACCGCATTCGGCAGCAACGTCAGCAACACCATTGACCAGCGGAACATTGACACGTTGGGGGGGCGCAAACGGCAGCGGATCAACTTGCCAGGAAGCAACACCTACGGCGCGGAACTGGTGGGGACGCTGAACATCCTGCAGCCGCTCCATCTGGATGGGCATTTCACCTACATGCACACCCGCGCCACCGTCAAGGGAAGCGATGGGGCCGACTCCACATCCTACTTGTCCGAGAAACCGGAGTACGTTGGGACGGTGGCGGTGTCGTACAACTTCCCCTTCGGGCTTATCCCCGCGGTGGAGCTGCAACTGACCGGCGAGGCTTTCACGCTCAATGATGAAAACCGGTTCGTCTCGCTTGGTTCTTCGGCAGTGCTGAATGCTCGGCTGGCGTACCAGATGGTGATCCCAGGGATCGAAGGGGTCTCCACCCTGTTTGTTCGCATGAACAACATTGCCAACACGGCGGTGCTTCCGCAACTTGGATTGCCCGCACCCGGGCGCGAGTTTCAGGCGGGCCTGCGTGCTTCGTTTTAG
- a CDS encoding MBL fold metallo-hydrolase, producing MQLGQYNVHLIETCRFALDGGAMFGVVPKNLWAKGYPHVDEQNRIAMAARALLIQGEGRTILVDAGCGHKMPQKQQAIYALDNSRYTLHNGLAKHGLRPEDVTDFIYTHLHFDHAGGSTQLDAAGQVVPTFPNARHYVQRDQLAWGRNPTDKDRASFMPENWEPVAERGLLEELDGDGELFPAIELRTMHGHTQGMQMVIVRNDSATAGQPAGLVYCADLIPTRAHLPFPYVMGYDNFPLTSLQEKQTFIPEAYERRWLLCFEHDAFTDAVRIAPGKKGFEVEAEVQLQEPQN from the coding sequence ATGCAACTTGGCCAATACAACGTTCACCTGATTGAAACCTGCCGCTTTGCCCTGGACGGCGGCGCAATGTTTGGCGTTGTTCCAAAAAACCTGTGGGCAAAGGGATATCCCCACGTTGATGAGCAGAACCGGATTGCAATGGCTGCGCGGGCTTTACTGATCCAAGGGGAGGGGCGGACGATTCTGGTGGATGCCGGATGCGGCCACAAGATGCCCCAGAAACAACAAGCCATTTACGCCCTTGACAACAGCCGCTACACCCTGCACAACGGGCTGGCAAAGCATGGCCTTCGCCCAGAAGATGTCACCGACTTTATTTACACCCATCTCCATTTCGACCACGCCGGCGGGTCCACACAGTTGGACGCTGCGGGCCAGGTGGTCCCAACATTCCCGAATGCACGGCATTACGTCCAGCGGGACCAGCTTGCTTGGGGAAGAAATCCCACCGATAAGGACCGCGCCAGCTTCATGCCGGAAAACTGGGAGCCGGTGGCGGAGCGCGGCTTGCTGGAAGAGCTTGATGGCGATGGAGAACTGTTCCCCGCGATTGAGCTGCGCACCATGCACGGCCACACCCAGGGGATGCAGATGGTGATTGTGCGGAATGACTCCGCCACCGCGGGGCAACCTGCGGGGCTTGTGTATTGCGCCGATCTTATCCCCACCCGCGCCCATCTTCCTTTCCCCTACGTCATGGGCTACGATAACTTCCCGCTGACCTCACTCCAGGAAAAACAGACGTTCATCCCCGAAGCGTACGAGCGCCGCTGGCTGCTCTGCTTCGAGCATGATGCCTTCACCGATGCGGTGCGGATTGCTCCCGGGAAGAAAGGGTTCGAGGTGGAGGCGGAGGTGCAGTTGCAGGAGCCGCAGAATTAG
- a CDS encoding HmuY family protein: MTVTRYLSSALLVAAIGLASCSDDAVVEPTPAPTQVSTIAKDIPGDTANTGHYTFYRLSDSSIVALSDSATTKWDIAFRGTSIILNGGSSGPGAAVGQMLTGVDFDTLSMAPEAGYSADAVGAPAVGKTWYSYDPATHLISIIPGKVIVLKTADGKYAKLQVLGYYKGAPAAPKAEDPARFFTFKYVIQTDGSRKLK, translated from the coding sequence ATGACCGTTACTCGCTACCTTTCGTCCGCGCTTCTTGTTGCTGCCATTGGCCTTGCCTCGTGCAGCGACGACGCAGTTGTTGAACCAACGCCTGCCCCAACCCAGGTCTCAACCATCGCCAAGGATATTCCTGGCGACACCGCCAACACTGGCCACTACACCTTCTACCGCCTTAGCGATAGCAGCATTGTTGCTTTGTCCGACTCGGCAACCACCAAGTGGGATATCGCCTTCCGTGGCACTTCAATCATCCTGAATGGCGGAAGCAGCGGGCCGGGCGCAGCCGTTGGGCAGATGTTGACGGGCGTTGATTTCGACACGCTGAGCATGGCCCCGGAAGCTGGCTACAGTGCCGATGCCGTTGGTGCGCCAGCGGTGGGCAAAACCTGGTACTCCTACGATCCCGCCACGCACCTTATCTCCATCATTCCTGGCAAAGTCATCGTGCTGAAAACTGCCGATGGCAAGTATGCAAAACTGCAAGTGCTGGGCTACTACAAGGGCGCGCCGGCCGCGCCAAAAGCTGAGGACCCAGCCCGCTTCTTCACCTTCAAATACGTGATCCAAACAGATGGATCAAGGAAGCTGAAATAA
- a CDS encoding ferritin-like domain-containing protein translates to MTNEQICERLNSILALELSGTMMYLHYSYFIYGHSMIPIVGWLREQANEGVAHATLVGDKITSLGGTPRTFPATDKFPWSFDSLNDMLRAALHLEKEAWGAYAALLRDIEALPEHLGLRLFLEMQIQEETGHIEQVEKMLKPDIVH, encoded by the coding sequence ATGACCAACGAGCAAATTTGCGAACGCCTGAACAGCATCTTGGCCTTGGAACTTTCCGGCACGATGATGTACCTCCACTACTCCTATTTCATCTACGGCCATTCGATGATCCCAATCGTGGGGTGGCTGCGCGAACAAGCAAACGAGGGGGTTGCCCACGCAACGTTGGTTGGCGACAAGATCACCTCGTTGGGCGGAACCCCACGGACCTTCCCCGCAACCGACAAATTCCCCTGGAGCTTCGACTCGCTGAATGACATGCTGCGGGCCGCGCTTCATCTTGAGAAAGAAGCCTGGGGAGCCTACGCCGCGCTGCTTCGCGACATCGAAGCACTGCCGGAACACCTGGGGCTGCGGCTTTTCTTGGAGATGCAAATTCAGGAAGAGACCGGGCATATCGAGCAGGTGGAGAAGATGCTGAAGCCAGACATCGTCCATTAG
- the rpsD gene encoding 30S ribosomal protein S4, whose protein sequence is MNYTGPKVRLSRQLGLALTPKAAKIMERKPHPPGQHGNAKRRTKKSDYALQLLEKQRLRFQYNISERQLRNYYMKASRRTGNTGELMVQALEQRLDALVLRAGFARSIYAARQYVTHGHFTVNGRPVNLPAYSVRPGDVIAVRPRSRKIECLRHGFGIAVLPQYLQVSQSELSVQLLRTPMRDEIPVICDVTLVVEYYSR, encoded by the coding sequence ATGAATTACACCGGACCAAAAGTTCGCCTTTCGCGGCAGTTGGGGCTTGCACTAACGCCGAAGGCTGCAAAAATCATGGAACGCAAGCCGCATCCGCCAGGGCAACATGGCAACGCAAAGCGGCGCACAAAGAAAAGCGATTACGCCTTGCAGTTGCTGGAAAAGCAACGCCTGCGGTTCCAATACAACATCAGCGAACGCCAGCTGCGGAACTACTACATGAAGGCTTCGCGCCGAACCGGAAACACCGGGGAACTGATGGTGCAAGCATTGGAGCAACGGCTGGATGCGTTGGTCCTGCGGGCCGGGTTTGCCCGAAGCATCTACGCTGCGCGCCAGTACGTCACCCACGGGCATTTTACAGTGAACGGGCGCCCGGTGAACCTTCCGGCCTACTCCGTGCGCCCTGGGGATGTGATTGCCGTGCGCCCACGTAGCCGCAAGATTGAATGCTTGCGCCACGGGTTCGGCATTGCTGTGTTGCCCCAGTACCTGCAAGTCTCACAATCTGAGCTGTCGGTGCAGCTTCTGCGCACGCCGATGCGCGACGAAATTCCCGTGATCTGCGACGTCACGCTGGTGGTGGAATACTATTCCCGCTAA
- a CDS encoding ABC transporter substrate-binding protein — MAGMLNRPLAWMLLVALALGSAACQQQEAGEGAAADSVAKKERIITLGGPVTEVVYALGAGDLVIATDISSTWPPQVASLKKIGYQRTISAENIIALQPTLILASAEAGPPAAIEQLRASGIRIEVIPSEHSIAGAKQKIDAVAKILGLQKAATILRDTLDRYSAAADSLQRLATSGTPANILFIYARGAGALQASGTGTAASAMLAAAGLRNVVTEYSGYKPLTPEAIVAANPDVVLMTTSGLQSVGGKEGLIRAVPAIAQSKAGRTARVVAMDDELLLGFGPRSGQAILELRRKIDSAQATQPSTTAGL; from the coding sequence ATGGCCGGAATGCTCAATCGCCCCCTTGCTTGGATGTTGCTGGTTGCGCTGGCACTTGGCAGCGCGGCCTGCCAACAACAGGAAGCCGGGGAGGGGGCAGCAGCCGATAGCGTGGCAAAAAAAGAACGGATCATCACCCTGGGCGGTCCGGTGACGGAGGTGGTTTATGCGCTTGGCGCGGGGGACTTGGTGATTGCTACCGACATCAGCAGCACGTGGCCGCCACAGGTGGCATCGCTGAAAAAAATTGGCTACCAGCGGACGATCTCTGCCGAGAATATCATCGCGCTGCAGCCAACGCTGATCCTTGCCTCGGCAGAAGCCGGGCCGCCGGCAGCAATCGAGCAGTTGCGGGCATCGGGGATTCGGATTGAGGTGATACCGTCGGAGCACTCCATTGCTGGCGCAAAGCAGAAGATTGACGCGGTGGCAAAGATTCTGGGGCTTCAGAAAGCCGCAACAATCCTGCGCGACACGCTTGATCGGTATTCCGCCGCCGCCGATTCCTTGCAGCGATTAGCCACAAGCGGAACGCCCGCAAACATCTTATTTATCTACGCCCGCGGGGCCGGCGCATTGCAGGCCTCTGGGACCGGAACCGCTGCCAGTGCAATGCTTGCTGCGGCGGGCTTGCGCAACGTGGTGACGGAGTACAGCGGGTACAAACCGCTAACCCCCGAAGCAATCGTTGCGGCCAATCCCGACGTGGTCCTGATGACCACAAGCGGGCTGCAAAGCGTTGGCGGAAAGGAAGGGCTGATACGTGCGGTCCCCGCCATTGCCCAAAGCAAGGCCGGGCGCACCGCCCGCGTTGTTGCCATGGACGATGAGCTTCTGTTGGGCTTTGGTCCCCGCTCGGGCCAAGCAATTCTGGAGTTGCGGCGCAAGATTGACTCGGCGCAAGCAACGCAACCTTCAACCACTGCTGGCCTGTGA